A stretch of DNA from Allomeiothermus silvanus DSM 9946:
GTAGCGGTACATCCGGCGCTGGGGAAGTTCGAGGAAGACCTTGCCCTTCCCCAGCCGGGCGGCGAACTCCTGAAGCACTCGGGATGTCGAAACACTCACGCCCTCAGTCTATCGGACGCAAACGGGGAAGTCTGGCCGCGCGGAAGCTTCAACACGATTTAGCAATCGAAGATAGGGATGCTGTACGAAGCTCGAGTCTGACGGAACCCGCTGGCGAAAGTGGCCTCGAGCACCAAATAGGCATTTTCCGGGAGACGTTGGCTTGCTAGAGGGGCTGTTTCCTCTTTAGCCGCCAGGGTTTCGAAAGAGGGGATCTGGGCCGTTACCAAGACCGTATTGCCCTCTTTGGTGACGCTGGCGGTGAGGCTGCGCAGGTCGTAGCGGTTGCCGTCGTCGGCCTGCCAGTAGGTGCGCCAAGAGACCAAGCTTCCCTGATAGCTGAACCGGTACGCCACGGCGTTGGGGCGGGCCGTACAGAGGAAGGGGGATTCCAAAGTGAAGTTCGACACCCGTTCTCCAGAAGGGCCGGGACCGGTCTCGCCGGAGAGTTGGCAGCCCGAGAGGAGGAAGGAAATCAAGCTCAGGATCAATACAGTAGCAATTCTGAGCATACTCTAATCGTATCACAGCCTCCGCTCAGCGGTTTTAGCGTGGCTTTAGACTGCTACACTAGGTTCAGGTCGCACTGCTCCGGGATCCCCCACCTATTTGTGACGGATGCGCCGCCCTAAGGTGGAGACGTCTATGGCCTACTGGTTATTGAAATCCGAACCCGACGTATATGGCATCCGCGACCTCGAGCGCCAAAAGACCACCGTGTGGGATGGGGTGCGCAACTACCAAGCGCGAAACTTCCTGCGCGCGATGCAAGTAGGCGACCTGGTTTTTTTCTATCATTCCAGCACCGCCTTTCCGGGGATCGCCGGGCTGTGTCGGGTGATCGAGACCGAGGTGGTGGACCCCACCCAGTTCGACCCCAGATCCGACTACTTTGACCCCCAAAGCCGCCCCGACGCCCCCCGCTGGTGGACGGTACGGGTGCAGTTCGTACAGGCTTTTGCCAACGTGCTGGGGCTCGAGGTGTTGCGACAGCATTTCTCCCCGGATGAGCTTTGGACGCTGCGGCGAGGAAACCGGCTCTCGGTGATGCCGGTGAAGGAAGCCGTGGCGCGCAAAATCCTCGAGCTAGCCCAGACATAGCTCGCTCTGGCTTTTACTGGTTCCCGGACAGCGTACCGATGATCTGGAATAGCGGCAGGAACATCCCCGCCACAATCATCCCCACGATCGCGCCCAAGAAGATGATCATCACCGGCTCAATGGCGGCGGTGAGGCTCGAGACCGCCTCGTCCACCTCGCGCTCGTAGAAGTCGCCGATCTTTTGCAGCATGGTATCGAGCGCTCCGGTCTCCTCGCCGATGGCCACCATCGAACTCACCATCGGCGGGAACACCTGAGGGTACGCCTGCAACGTCGAGTGAACCGGCTCACCGGCTTGGATGGTGACCTTGGTCTCCTCGAGCACATCTTCTACGATGGCGTTTCCGGCAGTTCCCTTGGTGATATCCAGCGACTCGACGATGTTCACGCCGCTGCTGATCAGGATCCCGAAGGTGCGGGAGAAGCGAGCCAGAGAACTCTTCTTGGTCAAGTTACCGAAGACCGGCATCCGCAACTTGACCCGGTCGATGACCCGCCGCCCCTGCTCGGTGCGGTAATAGGCTCGGTAGGCAAAATATCCGGCCACGGCTAGCGCCAACAGGAAAATTCCGCTTGACTTCAGAAAATCCGAAACCGCGATCAAGAAGCGGGTAAGCGGGGGGAGCTGAGCATTGAGGGAGGTAAGGATGTTGGCGAACTGCGGCACGATCCCGGTGAGCAAGAAATAGGTCACACCGATGGCGAACACGAACACGATGGTCGGGTAGGTAAGCGCCGACTTGATCTTGCCCCGCAGCTCGAGGTCTTTCTCCAAAAAAGCAGAAAGCCGATCCAAAATGGCGTCCAAGTTGCCCGAGGTCTCCCCAGCCCGCACCAGGTTCATGTACAGGCGGTTGAAGAGCTTGGGGTGCCGAGCTAAGGCCTCGCTGAAGGAGGCTCCGCCCTCGACCTCGGTGCGTACATCCTTGATGATGGCCCGAAAAGATTTCTTTTCGGTCTGCTTCTCCAGGATGGCCAAGGCTTGCACGATAGGCAAGCCCGCCGAGAGCATGGTGGCGAGTTGACGGCTGAAGATAGCAAGGTCTTTGAGGCCCGGCCCGCGGTCTAGCCCGGGGATCTTGACATCGGCCTGGAGCCCCTTACCGGGTTCTTTGATTTCCGCGATGTAAAAGCCCTTGTCCCGCAGCACCCGAGCCGCGGTCCGCACGTCATCGGCTTCGATCACCGCCGAGATCATCCGCCCTTGCTTGTCGCGGGCTTTATATTGGTAGTTCGGCATATTAGGTTTAGTATAGCCAAGGTTCAGGCCGCTCCAAGTTTATCTGCGGCCCTGGGAGCAAGTTGCCATGCACGAGCTTCATGCCACCCTCCTGGCCCTGCTTTTCGCCGCGGGCAAGCCCTTGACCCTCGAGGACTTCGCCAAGCTGGGCCACCCCGAGGACACCTTGTTACGCTCGCTGGAGTCCTTGGCCGCCAAGCTCTCCAGTGGCGATACCGGGGTCAGCCTGGAGTATGTGGCCCGGGGCTGGCGGCTGGTGGTCCACCCCCGCCACCTCGCGGCAGTGGAGCAGGTGCTCCGCCCTACCCCCCCCAAGCTTTCCAAGGCCGCGCTCGAGGTCTTAGCCATCGTGGCCTATCACCAACCCCTGACCCGCGCCGAGATCGAAGCCTTGCGGGGCAAAAGTGCCGAAGGGGTGCTGGACGGGTTGGTCGAGCGCGAGCTGGTGCGGGTAGTAGGGGAAAAAGACGCGGTGGGCAAACCCAAGCTCTACGGAACTACCGAGCGCTTTTTGATAACCTTTGGGCTGCAAAGCCTAGACGATTTGCCCGCCATGGAAGAAGGGCCGACCTTGCTGCTGCGCAGTTAGCCAGGCGGTATATCCTACGCTACACGTCCTGTCCAAAAGGGATAGCCCATCGCTTGGGGCGTACTTGAGGTAAGACGTTTGGCGTATGACCTTCTTATATAATGCCGCCGTGCGTTTACGGGTAGATCTAAGCCCCAAAGACCACACCTACCCCGACTTGGTCGTGGTGGTGGACGTTTTCTCCGGAAGCGTGGTGAGTCTGCTCTTATCTCGGGGAGCCCGCGAAGTCTGGGTAGCTCCCAGCCTCCGCTCAGCCCGCCTCCTGGCCGAGCCGGGGGACGTGTTGCTAGGTGAACAGGAAGGTATTCCGCCCGAAGGATTCCACCGCGGGCTGAGCTTGAAAGACTTGGATTCGGCTGATATGCGCGGGCTTCGGTGTATTATCCATGCCCCTTCCCTGAGCAAAGCCTTGGCTTTCCAGGCCCCGCGAACCGTTCTGGGACAATTCCGCAACACCAAGGCCCTGCTCGCCGCGATTCCTCGGCTGGCACGGGAGGAGGTGGCCCTCGTCTGCGCGGCGGAAAACCCTGGGGATCCCCAACCCGCCGGACCGGGCGAGCCCAGCCAAGCGAACATGCTAGCAGCGGGTTTTTTGGCTAAACGGCTCGAGCAGACCCTTCCGCTTACCGCCATCCAGGGAGCCACATTGGCCACCCACCTGCTCTCGGCTTTCCCTGACCCGCAAGAAGCGCTCTTCGGAAGCCGGGAGGGTCAGCACTTGCACCGCATGGGCCGCGACGAGGATATCGCCTTGGCCAGCCTGATCGGCTTCGATCCGGTAGTTCCGCTGCTGCAGGAAACCCGGATCCTGGAAGCTTCCCGTTACGGACTTTCCAAAGACCGCACAGCCTATGCTTTTACCGCGCTGGAGGGCGGCGATGAAGCCTGAGCGGATCAGCTTAATGGGCCTTCCCTTGGACCTGGTCAACATGAGTGGGGCGCTCGAGGTCATCGAGGGGTTTCTCGGAGAATC
This window harbors:
- a CDS encoding 2-phosphosulfolactate phosphatase, translated to MRLRVDLSPKDHTYPDLVVVVDVFSGSVVSLLLSRGAREVWVAPSLRSARLLAEPGDVLLGEQEGIPPEGFHRGLSLKDLDSADMRGLRCIIHAPSLSKALAFQAPRTVLGQFRNTKALLAAIPRLAREEVALVCAAENPGDPQPAGPGEPSQANMLAAGFLAKRLEQTLPLTAIQGATLATHLLSAFPDPQEALFGSREGQHLHRMGRDEDIALASLIGFDPVVPLLQETRILEASRYGLSKDRTAYAFTALEGGDEA
- a CDS encoding type II secretion system F family protein; translated protein: MPNYQYKARDKQGRMISAVIEADDVRTAARVLRDKGFYIAEIKEPGKGLQADVKIPGLDRGPGLKDLAIFSRQLATMLSAGLPIVQALAILEKQTEKKSFRAIIKDVRTEVEGGASFSEALARHPKLFNRLYMNLVRAGETSGNLDAILDRLSAFLEKDLELRGKIKSALTYPTIVFVFAIGVTYFLLTGIVPQFANILTSLNAQLPPLTRFLIAVSDFLKSSGIFLLALAVAGYFAYRAYYRTEQGRRVIDRVKLRMPVFGNLTKKSSLARFSRTFGILISSGVNIVESLDITKGTAGNAIVEDVLEETKVTIQAGEPVHSTLQAYPQVFPPMVSSMVAIGEETGALDTMLQKIGDFYEREVDEAVSSLTAAIEPVMIIFLGAIVGMIVAGMFLPLFQIIGTLSGNQ
- the scpB gene encoding SMC-Scp complex subunit ScpB is translated as MHELHATLLALLFAAGKPLTLEDFAKLGHPEDTLLRSLESLAAKLSSGDTGVSLEYVARGWRLVVHPRHLAAVEQVLRPTPPKLSKAALEVLAIVAYHQPLTRAEIEALRGKSAEGVLDGLVERELVRVVGEKDAVGKPKLYGTTERFLITFGLQSLDDLPAMEEGPTLLLRS
- a CDS encoding EVE domain-containing protein, with product MAYWLLKSEPDVYGIRDLERQKTTVWDGVRNYQARNFLRAMQVGDLVFFYHSSTAFPGIAGLCRVIETEVVDPTQFDPRSDYFDPQSRPDAPRWWTVRVQFVQAFANVLGLEVLRQHFSPDELWTLRRGNRLSVMPVKEAVARKILELAQT